The following coding sequences lie in one Lolium perenne isolate Kyuss_39 chromosome 2, Kyuss_2.0, whole genome shotgun sequence genomic window:
- the LOC127330621 gene encoding aluminum-activated malate transporter 10-like, which yields MEMVAAAATKDAKRNGGAPEWRVTVPEGSSVTVEHERCLAARAWGWLVSCVVALGAKVSGSGKRLWKIGADDPRRAVHGLKVGLALSLVSVFYYTRPLYEGVGGNAMWAIMTVVVVFEYTVGGCVYKGFNRAAATVSAGAIALGVHWVAVHAGGELEPFIRSGSVFLLASIATFSRFIPTVKARFDYGVTIFILTYSLVAVSGYRVEALLVMAQSRVCTIAIGIFMCLAVCVLVCPVWAGQELHRLTARNMDKLAGAVEACVKDYFADQPADGKQPPSDKAEGYKCVLNSKASEDSQANLARWEPAHGRFGFRHPYEQYKSVGAAMRHCAYCVEALSGCARSEIQAPHHIKQRLAGGCASVAARCALALREASSSVAAMKTSWALDLAVAEMNTAVQELQSDLRSLPSKLVEEESPAAVLDAVQLFTVTSLLIEVSTRIESVVDAVDTLASLAGFRSSDVEKDEASETETKVKQPAASDPDSYEPEKKHIEQV from the exons ATGGAGATGGTGGCCGCGGCGGCGACGAAGGACGCGAAGAGGAATGGGGGCGCCCCGGAGTGGCGGGTGACGGTGCCGGAGGGATCGTCGGTGACGGTGGAGCATGAACGCTGCCTGGCCGCGCGGGCGTGGGGGTGGCTGGTTTCATGCGTGGTGGCGCTCGGGGCCAAGGTGTCTGGCTCCGGCAAGCGGCTGTGGAAGATCGGCGCCGACGACCCCAGGCGGGCGGTGCACGGCCTCAAGGTGGGCCTCGCGCTCTCGCTGGTGTCCGTGTTCTACTACACCCGGCCCCTGTACGAGGGCGTCGGCGGCAACGCCATGTGGGCCATCATGACGGTCGTCGTCGTCTTCGAGTACACCGTTG GCGGCTGCGTGTACAAGGGGTTcaaccgcgccgccgccacggtCAGCGCCGGCGCGATCGCGCTCGGCGTCCACTGGGTCGCGGTCCACGCCGGCGGCGAGCTCGAGCCGTTCATCCGTAGCGGCTCGGTCTTCCTTCTCG CTTCCATCGCCACGTTCTCGAGGTTCATACCCACGGTGAAGGCGCGGTTTGACTACGGCGTGACCATCTTCATCCTCACCTACAGCCTGGTGGCCGTGTCGGGTTACCGCGTGGAGGCGCTCCTGGTCATGGCGCAGAGCCGCGTGTGCACCATCGCCATCGGCATCTTCATGTGCCTCGCCGTCTGCGTGCTCGTCTGCCCCGTCTGGGCCGGGCAGGAGCTGCACCGCCTCACCGCGCGCAACATGGACAAGCTCGCCGGCGCCGTCGAGGCCTGCGTCAAGGACTACTTCGCCGACCAGCCGGCGGACGGCAAGCAGCCGCCGTCGGACAAGGCGGAGGGGTACAAGTGCGTGCTCAACTCCAAGGCGTCCGAGGACTCGCAGGCCAACCTGGCGCGGTGGGAGCCCGCGCACGGCAGGTTCGGCTTCCGCCACCCGTACGAACAGTACAAGAGCGTCGGCGCCGCCATGCGGCACTGCGCCTACTGCGTGGAGGCGCTGAGCGGCTGCGCCCGGTCCGAGATCCAGGCGCCCCACCACATCAAACAGCGCCTCGCCGGGGGGTGCGCGAGCGTGGCAGCTCGGTGCGCGCTGGCTCTCAGGGAGGCGTCCAGCTCCGTTGCCGCGATGAAGACCTCCTGGGCGCTGGACTTGGCCGTTGCCGAGATGAACACCGCCGTGCAGGAGCTCCAGAGCGACCTGAGGTCGCTACCTTCCAAGCTCGTCGAGGAGGAGTCGCCCGCGGCGGTGCTGGATGCAGTGCAGCTCTTCACGGTGACCTCCCTGCTGATCGAGGTGTCCACGAGGATCGAGAGCGTCGTGGACGCCGTCGACACGCTGGCCAGCCTCGCGGGCTTCCGATCATCGGACGTGGAAAAAGATGAAGCTTCTGAAACTGAAACCAAAGTGAAACAGCCAGCTGCGAGCGATCCGGATTCGTACGAACCGGAAAAGAAACACATCGAGCAGGTTTAA